One region of Desulfovibrio sp. JC022 genomic DNA includes:
- a CDS encoding metallophosphoesterase — MSLEKVEAKGLFLIGDPHIASTPPGQRLGDFAADVLDKLEACFKRAEELDMVPLILGDLFHWPRDNGNSLLVDMIGLFAQYKPFVLVGNHDKYQARFTPDVSMAVLDAAGVIRMVSEQGPAFELQTPQGLVLVGASPDSTPIPKEFEREDGKYIKVVWVTHHNISFPECEKKQHAIKEKSGIDWIINGHIHRPRESITKGMTTWANPGNITRLVFSRLALERKPQGAIWTPECEDLEKWEIPHRYFYEVFPNQEFLPEAEDAEAAESKFLQGLERLAWKRTHEGEGLKQFLTDNIDPEEPESTLIWELYTEVTDGNE; from the coding sequence ATGAGTCTTGAAAAAGTTGAAGCTAAAGGGCTTTTCCTGATCGGGGACCCGCATATTGCCTCCACTCCTCCGGGGCAGCGGCTGGGTGATTTTGCGGCAGATGTGCTGGATAAGCTTGAAGCCTGTTTCAAGCGTGCGGAAGAGCTGGATATGGTCCCGCTTATTCTTGGTGACCTCTTTCATTGGCCGCGTGATAACGGCAATTCCCTGCTGGTGGATATGATCGGGTTGTTCGCGCAGTACAAACCGTTCGTGCTGGTGGGTAATCATGATAAATATCAGGCCCGATTCACCCCGGATGTTTCCATGGCAGTACTTGATGCCGCAGGTGTAATCCGGATGGTGAGTGAGCAGGGTCCGGCCTTTGAGCTGCAAACTCCGCAAGGGCTGGTGCTGGTCGGTGCTTCTCCTGATTCCACTCCCATTCCCAAGGAATTTGAGCGCGAAGATGGCAAATATATTAAAGTGGTCTGGGTGACCCATCACAATATTTCTTTTCCTGAGTGCGAGAAAAAACAGCATGCCATTAAAGAAAAATCGGGCATAGATTGGATTATCAACGGGCATATCCATCGCCCGCGTGAATCGATCACCAAAGGCATGACCACGTGGGCCAACCCCGGTAACATCACCCGGCTGGTTTTTTCCCGGTTGGCCCTTGAGCGTAAACCGCAGGGAGCAATCTGGACCCCGGAGTGCGAGGATCTTGAAAAATGGGAAATCCCACACCGCTATTTTTATGAGGTATTCCCGAATCAGGAATTTTTACCTGAAGCTGAAGATGCGGAAGCAGCGGAATCAAAATTTTTACAGGGCCTTGAGCGGCTGGCATGGAAAAGGACCCATGAGGGCGAGGGCTTGAAGCAGTTTTTAACAGATAATATTGACCCGGAAGAGCCGGAAAGCACGCTCATCTGGGAATTGTATACGGAGGTTACCGATGGCAATGAATAA
- a CDS encoding AAA family ATPase yields MIKKILLENFLAHAETEIELGPGMTVLTGPNNSGKSSVVEALRCIATNPLPKHFIRHGAKKARVELEMDDGVRVAWIRKKATAWYEVLRPGEEEWEVYAKFGRNTPEDILNILRLNQVPLEGGKSLDVHIGNQRNPIFLLDQPSSVAAQFFASSSEASHLLAMQTELKNRVRAAKREKKFQQQKLDEIRVELDELQTLPDVNLELETARELKGQMDILEKEIPAVEGVLQRKGELENYKASLSAREKELSELREAPELFPSGPLERIVSGMQNLRVHGVSLKARSESLDRLEVPPELFPVQQLESDLAQQNQLSFAEKNQSVRRKILEPLASPPDLEDLSVLSATISNLTRSHAFRENISRRVDVLAPLDDPPELHDFSPLMQVMDNLSSLRKAQADAQKNLHELEQSETELKERIEVRLTEIGNCPLCGGDLDAQKMIGDSHES; encoded by the coding sequence TTGATCAAAAAAATTCTTCTAGAAAATTTCTTAGCCCATGCGGAAACTGAGATTGAACTCGGTCCGGGCATGACCGTGCTGACCGGTCCTAACAACAGCGGTAAATCTTCCGTTGTTGAGGCTTTGCGCTGCATTGCTACCAACCCGTTGCCCAAACATTTTATTCGTCACGGAGCCAAGAAAGCCCGTGTTGAGCTGGAAATGGACGACGGCGTGCGTGTGGCGTGGATTCGTAAGAAGGCTACTGCCTGGTACGAAGTGCTGCGTCCCGGCGAAGAAGAATGGGAAGTCTATGCCAAATTCGGGCGCAACACCCCGGAAGATATTCTGAATATTTTAAGGCTCAATCAGGTTCCGCTGGAAGGCGGTAAATCGCTGGACGTGCACATCGGTAATCAGCGCAATCCTATTTTTCTGCTTGATCAGCCATCGTCCGTTGCGGCCCAGTTCTTTGCGTCATCATCTGAGGCTTCGCATCTGCTGGCTATGCAGACGGAACTTAAAAATCGGGTCCGGGCTGCTAAGCGTGAAAAGAAATTTCAACAGCAGAAGCTGGATGAAATTCGCGTAGAGCTGGATGAATTGCAAACCCTGCCGGATGTGAATCTGGAACTGGAAACGGCCCGCGAACTCAAAGGGCAGATGGATATTCTGGAGAAGGAAATCCCGGCGGTTGAAGGAGTTTTGCAGCGTAAAGGCGAGCTTGAAAACTATAAAGCCAGCCTCAGCGCGCGGGAAAAAGAGTTGTCGGAATTGCGGGAAGCACCGGAGTTGTTCCCTTCCGGTCCGCTGGAACGGATCGTTTCGGGCATGCAGAATCTACGTGTCCACGGGGTAAGTCTTAAAGCAAGATCTGAGTCTTTGGATAGGTTGGAAGTACCGCCGGAACTTTTTCCGGTACAGCAGTTGGAATCGGACCTAGCGCAGCAAAACCAATTGTCTTTCGCAGAAAAAAATCAGTCCGTACGGCGTAAGATTTTGGAACCACTCGCTTCTCCGCCAGATCTGGAAGACCTTTCGGTTCTTTCTGCAACCATCAGCAACCTGACCCGCAGCCATGCTTTTCGGGAGAATATTTCACGCAGGGTAGATGTTTTGGCTCCCTTGGATGATCCGCCGGAACTTCATGATTTTTCGCCGCTTATGCAGGTTATGGACAATCTTTCTTCTTTACGAAAAGCGCAGGCGGATGCGCAAAAGAATTTGCATGAGCTGGAGCAGTCTGAAACAGAGCTTAAGGAACGTATTGAAGTGCGGCTTACTGAGATCGGCAATTGTCCGCTCTGCGGCGGAGATCTGGATGCGCAGAAAATGATCGGGGACAGCCATGAGTCTTGA
- a CDS encoding tRNA1(Val) (adenine(37)-N6)-methyltransferase, with the protein MSEESRKYFPRGLVQPETGFRFSTDSLLISSFVSVPKNARILDLGTGSGVIPLGIMLFHPDKGLTITGLEINPEMVAAAGENVRRLGFAEEIGIVQGNVCEPDFAPAGSYDLVVSNPPYRSEGRGKACPDDSRNKARFEVDCDLDAFVATASRMVRNRGRVCFVFLAERLTELVNSFTRHKLEPKRMKFIHGRIDAPSKVVMLEAVKGGKPGLIMEAPVILFEKDNSLTESAVEYCPFIAK; encoded by the coding sequence ATGTCTGAAGAATCAAGAAAATATTTTCCCCGTGGACTTGTGCAGCCTGAAACTGGCTTTCGATTTTCTACTGATTCTCTTTTAATCAGCAGCTTCGTCTCTGTTCCGAAGAATGCCCGAATTCTCGATCTCGGTACCGGAAGCGGGGTTATACCGTTAGGCATCATGCTGTTCCACCCGGATAAGGGGCTGACTATCACCGGACTGGAAATCAACCCGGAAATGGTTGCGGCTGCTGGAGAGAACGTGCGGCGGCTGGGTTTTGCTGAAGAAATCGGCATCGTACAGGGCAATGTCTGTGAGCCGGACTTTGCGCCCGCCGGGAGTTACGATCTGGTTGTTTCCAACCCGCCTTACCGCAGCGAGGGCAGGGGCAAAGCATGCCCGGACGATTCCCGCAACAAGGCCCGCTTCGAGGTTGATTGTGATCTTGATGCGTTTGTCGCTACGGCCTCACGCATGGTCCGTAATCGGGGCAGGGTCTGCTTTGTTTTTCTAGCCGAACGGCTGACCGAATTGGTTAACTCTTTCACCCGCCATAAGCTGGAACCTAAGCGCATGAAATTTATTCACGGGCGTATAGATGCGCCGTCCAAAGTGGTGATGCTTGAAGCTGTGAAGGGCGGCAAGCCGGGCTTGATTATGGAAGCTCCGGTGATTCTATTTGAGAAAGATAATTCTCTGACTGAATCTGCTGTTGAGTATTGTCCATTCATTGCCAAGTAG